A window from Nycticebus coucang isolate mNycCou1 chromosome X, mNycCou1.pri, whole genome shotgun sequence encodes these proteins:
- the LOC128578463 gene encoding rhox homeobox family member 1, with amino-acid sequence MRPKPEPGAAEESHPVLGAPIILDEETQKGGGSDEELEQLPPLEELTCGAAQGLQPQDRQRRFQRNTFTSLQLQELETVFHRTQYPDVFARKELAICMGVPEAKAEVDEPEENDVKELY; translated from the exons atgcGGCCCAAACCTGAGCCGGGAGCGGCAGAAGAAAGCCACCCTGTCCTGGGAGCTCCCATCATCCTGGACGAAGAGACCCAGAAGGGCGGCGGTTCCGACGAAGAGCTGGAGCAGCTGCCGCCGCTGGAGGAGCTGACCTGTGGGGCTGCCCAGGGTCTGCAGCCCCAAGACAGGCAGCGTCGTTTCCAACGCAACACCTTCACCTCGCTGCAGCTGCAGGAACTGGAGACCGTTTTCCACCGTACTCAATACCCTGACGTGTTCGCACG AAAGGAGCTTGCGATATGCATGGGTGTGCCTGAAGCTAAAGCGGAGGTCGACGAACCTGAAGAAAACGACGTGAAAGAACTATACTAA